A genome region from Rhodohalobacter sp. SW132 includes the following:
- a CDS encoding serine/threonine-protein kinase, which yields MNDLSQQRWQQIDTLFKDVLEVPSEERDSFLKQQCGSDTDLISHVEKLLQVHDQAEQILGDTAETFAAPLVPGLIDEVAQSAEKVFEKPGTIIGSYKLLKQIGRGGMGSVWLAEKTDAPYEKQVALKLVRSGMASPDVLSRFRHEGQILASLEHPNIARLYDGGVHSDGRPYFVMEHIKGEPIDVYCDKHKLAIEERLRLFKTVCVAVHHAHQKLIVHRDLKPANVLVTEEGKIKLVDFGIAKLLEPDQARAMDYQTRTGVKIVTPEFAAPEQIRGEPVTTASDIYSLGVLLYLLLTGRRPYRLETSSMLEIERIVCETVPLRLGDAVSGKSLPAPDHVKEKTFDPQTNAEKRDSNTDSLKRKLTGDLDQIVLMALRKEPEHRYRSALALTEDLENHRKGKPVAARAPTLRYRTSKFVRRNRLGVAAAATIVFLLIGGMTVTMWQAHQTRLAAERATNIKDQLIELFVNPEDPREAVATTREFLDHGVARLRELPPGDPLREDLAGVLVGLYNQLMMSEHAERLGDAELGGPPVDPAQAANADLRLVTEWATAKWDRGWDLDKVWQTLVIATERAPGESMLLADALIARARNAIVLGHFRDAENATRQAITILEERVPATHRRIVTARLELAAALVGQRKNVLGYAETEQLIAEYPQVNTRMRQRILVMAALRRALFGEFSAAEILFAENNSIKMERDSTEIWSFDEVSRAVNAFDLGQLEESEAALAVMTPVQLLDERLAKTHWLHGELALHRGEYEKAATQFGEARRLESRTHLKVYYAALHAVTLYRAGDEEEAREVFAAGRQMAADFDAPNVAMALLEAADATVSAKNTDDMDRMDGFEHALSILDSAKEHPAVLEDQLKENRDAVRIRLWKARTELDSGLINSAQETIAGGLNLGYSTLGAQHPFVHELESIQIHQ from the coding sequence ATGAATGACTTGTCTCAACAACGCTGGCAGCAAATCGATACTCTTTTCAAAGATGTCCTGGAAGTGCCTTCTGAAGAAAGAGATTCATTTTTGAAGCAACAGTGCGGTAGTGATACCGATCTGATAAGTCATGTAGAAAAACTTCTTCAGGTGCATGATCAAGCAGAACAGATCCTGGGCGATACTGCTGAGACATTTGCTGCCCCGCTTGTGCCGGGCCTGATTGATGAGGTGGCCCAATCTGCAGAAAAAGTTTTTGAGAAACCCGGTACGATTATCGGATCCTACAAATTACTCAAGCAGATAGGCCGGGGAGGTATGGGCAGTGTATGGCTGGCGGAAAAAACCGATGCCCCTTACGAAAAACAGGTTGCTTTAAAACTTGTTCGAAGCGGTATGGCGTCTCCAGATGTGTTAAGTAGATTCCGGCATGAAGGACAAATCCTCGCTTCGCTGGAACACCCCAATATTGCCCGGCTTTATGATGGCGGTGTTCACTCTGACGGACGGCCTTATTTTGTGATGGAGCACATAAAAGGGGAACCCATTGATGTGTACTGCGACAAGCATAAACTGGCTATTGAAGAACGGCTCCGCCTTTTTAAAACCGTGTGCGTAGCTGTGCATCATGCCCATCAAAAGCTGATTGTTCATCGAGACCTGAAACCGGCCAATGTACTTGTAACTGAGGAGGGTAAAATAAAACTGGTTGATTTCGGTATTGCAAAACTATTGGAACCGGATCAAGCCAGAGCAATGGATTATCAAACACGAACAGGTGTAAAAATAGTGACCCCGGAGTTTGCCGCACCCGAACAAATACGCGGAGAACCGGTAACCACGGCTTCGGACATCTATTCGCTGGGTGTGCTGCTCTACCTGCTGCTTACAGGCCGCCGGCCCTATCGGTTAGAAACATCCTCCATGCTGGAAATTGAACGCATTGTTTGTGAAACGGTACCTCTTCGGCTTGGCGATGCCGTGTCAGGAAAGTCTTTGCCTGCTCCTGATCATGTAAAAGAAAAAACATTCGATCCTCAGACAAATGCTGAAAAACGAGACAGTAATACAGATAGTCTCAAACGCAAACTTACTGGGGATCTGGATCAAATTGTATTAATGGCCTTGAGGAAAGAGCCCGAACATCGATACCGGTCGGCACTGGCTCTTACCGAAGATCTTGAAAATCATCGGAAAGGCAAACCGGTTGCAGCGCGAGCTCCTACACTTCGATACCGTACAAGCAAGTTTGTTCGCCGAAACCGCTTGGGGGTGGCGGCAGCGGCAACCATTGTGTTTTTGCTGATCGGGGGGATGACAGTAACAATGTGGCAGGCGCATCAAACCCGGCTTGCGGCTGAACGTGCTACGAACATCAAAGATCAACTGATTGAGCTCTTCGTTAACCCGGAAGATCCCCGGGAGGCAGTTGCAACCACACGCGAGTTTCTCGACCATGGTGTCGCGCGGCTTCGTGAACTTCCACCGGGAGACCCGCTTCGAGAAGACCTTGCAGGCGTTCTGGTTGGTCTGTACAACCAGTTGATGATGAGCGAGCACGCGGAGCGGTTAGGAGATGCCGAACTTGGCGGTCCTCCGGTTGATCCCGCGCAAGCAGCCAACGCTGATCTTCGCCTGGTTACGGAATGGGCGACAGCGAAGTGGGACCGTGGCTGGGACCTCGACAAAGTGTGGCAAACACTGGTGATAGCCACCGAACGTGCACCAGGCGAGTCGATGTTACTGGCAGACGCACTGATTGCAAGGGCGCGTAATGCTATAGTTTTAGGCCACTTTCGAGATGCCGAAAACGCAACACGACAAGCCATTACAATTCTGGAAGAACGTGTACCGGCCACTCATCGCAGGATCGTCACCGCGCGTCTTGAGCTGGCGGCAGCTCTTGTCGGCCAGCGTAAAAACGTACTGGGATATGCCGAAACAGAACAACTGATCGCCGAATATCCACAGGTGAACACACGCATGAGGCAAAGGATACTGGTCATGGCTGCACTGCGCCGCGCACTTTTCGGTGAATTTTCGGCTGCTGAAATCCTGTTTGCCGAGAACAACTCGATCAAAATGGAGCGTGACAGTACAGAAATCTGGTCATTCGATGAAGTTTCACGGGCGGTCAATGCCTTCGATCTGGGACAGCTCGAAGAGAGTGAAGCAGCACTTGCAGTAATGACTCCGGTACAGTTATTAGACGAGAGGCTTGCCAAAACTCATTGGTTGCACGGCGAGTTGGCTCTGCACCGGGGTGAGTACGAAAAAGCCGCCACACAGTTCGGAGAGGCCCGGCGCCTGGAATCACGGACACACTTAAAGGTCTATTACGCAGCGTTGCATGCGGTTACCCTCTATCGTGCAGGAGATGAGGAAGAGGCGCGAGAAGTGTTTGCAGCGGGGAGGCAAATGGCCGCTGATTTCGATGCGCCGAACGTTGCGATGGCGCTTCTGGAAGCTGCTGATGCCACCGTATCTGCCAAAAATACCGACGATATGGATCGCATGGATGGCTTTGAGCACGCCCTCTCCATCCTGGACTCGGCAAAGGAGCATCCTGCTGTACTTGAAGACCAACTCAAAGAAAACCGCGACGCAGTGCGTATCCGGCTGTGGAAAGCACGCACAGAACTCGACTCTGGCTTAATCAATAGCGCTCAGGAAACCATTGCTGGAGGACTCAATCTTGGATACTCAACACTGGGCGCACAACATCCCTTTGTACATGAGCTGGAATCCATTCAAATTCATCAGTAA
- a CDS encoding amidohydrolase family protein, giving the protein MKIIAACLLLCMTVQSLHAQERLPIIDMHLHAMAADAQGPPPLAMCTPMEFPAWDQNQPYGEAFISMQKSPQCPDPVWSPETDEEIMNQTLEVMERLNIVGVLSGTEPDRIATWMAEAPDRFIPGFVLEFNETGAVFPADSLRSLHSEGRLSVLGEVINQYAGITPDDERMEPYWALAEELDIPVGIHVGTGPPGVIYLGAEGYRARYHSPLMMEEVLVRHPNLRVYLAHAGYPMLDDLLAVLYAHPQVHVDIGIIVYSQPRAAFYRYLRGIVEAGFGSRVMFGSDQMVWPGVIERAVEVIMEAPFLSEEQKRDIFYNNAARFLRLSEEEIARHHGM; this is encoded by the coding sequence ATGAAAATAATCGCAGCCTGTCTTTTACTATGTATGACTGTGCAATCACTACATGCACAGGAGCGACTGCCCATTATCGATATGCACCTGCACGCCATGGCAGCCGATGCCCAGGGACCGCCGCCGCTGGCGATGTGCACTCCGATGGAGTTTCCGGCCTGGGATCAGAACCAGCCCTATGGAGAGGCGTTCATTTCCATGCAAAAATCGCCTCAATGCCCCGACCCGGTCTGGTCACCTGAAACGGACGAAGAGATTATGAATCAGACCCTTGAAGTGATGGAGCGACTGAATATTGTAGGTGTGCTGAGCGGGACCGAGCCGGATCGTATTGCAACCTGGATGGCGGAAGCACCTGACCGCTTCATTCCCGGTTTCGTTTTAGAGTTTAACGAAACGGGCGCCGTTTTCCCTGCAGATTCCCTGCGCAGCCTTCATTCGGAAGGCCGGCTTTCCGTGCTTGGGGAAGTTATAAACCAATATGCAGGGATCACCCCGGACGATGAGCGGATGGAACCCTACTGGGCGCTTGCCGAAGAGCTGGACATACCCGTTGGTATTCACGTTGGTACGGGCCCGCCGGGAGTCATCTATCTGGGAGCCGAAGGTTACCGCGCCCGGTACCACAGCCCGCTCATGATGGAAGAGGTTCTGGTACGGCATCCCAACCTCCGCGTCTATCTTGCGCATGCAGGCTACCCGATGCTTGATGATCTGCTTGCCGTGCTTTACGCACATCCACAGGTACATGTGGACATTGGCATTATCGTCTATTCACAACCGCGGGCAGCCTTCTACCGCTATCTTCGCGGAATTGTGGAAGCCGGTTTTGGAAGCCGGGTCATGTTCGGATCGGATCAGATGGTATGGCCTGGGGTGATCGAACGGGCTGTTGAAGTAATCATGGAGGCACCCTTTCTCAGTGAAGAGCAGAAGCGCGATATCTTCTACAACAACGCAGCGCGGTTTCTGCGGCTGAGTGAGGAGGAAATTGCGCGGCATCATGGGATGTGA
- a CDS encoding ParA family protein — protein sequence MKLFTKSIMMKTISITNQKGGVGKTTTAVNLSAGLARRGFRVLLVDSDPQCNASTHLGVTHEEDKRTLDDLYYQPELQAVDIIQPARGFDLLPAGQALAYAEQKLAGVPGREMILSEKLAGLSARYDFCIIDCPPNLGFLTINAYTASEGLIITVKPEYFALEGLKQIHSILGFIRKRLNPDLDVLGYVITDFDARKNQHKEIRQAMIRTFNGKVFDTTIRTNARLSDCSSAGSSIFEFAPKTYGAIDYMNLAKELEVRHG from the coding sequence ATGAAACTTTTCACCAAATCAATCATGATGAAAACTATTTCGATTACCAATCAGAAAGGGGGCGTCGGAAAAACGACGACTGCCGTGAACTTGTCGGCCGGATTGGCCCGCAGAGGCTTCCGGGTGCTGCTGGTCGACTCCGACCCTCAGTGTAACGCCTCCACGCACCTGGGAGTGACCCATGAGGAGGACAAGCGAACGCTGGACGATCTCTACTACCAGCCGGAGCTTCAAGCTGTCGATATCATTCAGCCAGCCAGAGGGTTTGACCTGCTACCGGCCGGGCAGGCGCTGGCCTACGCCGAACAGAAGCTGGCCGGGGTGCCAGGCCGGGAGATGATCCTCTCGGAGAAGCTGGCGGGGCTATCGGCCCGTTACGACTTTTGCATTATCGACTGTCCGCCCAACCTGGGCTTTCTGACCATCAACGCCTACACCGCCTCCGAAGGGCTGATCATCACCGTCAAGCCGGAGTATTTTGCCCTGGAGGGCCTCAAGCAGATCCACTCGATCCTTGGCTTTATCCGTAAGCGGCTGAATCCTGATTTGGACGTTCTTGGCTATGTCATCACGGACTTTGACGCTCGTAAAAACCAACACAAGGAGATCCGTCAGGCCATGATCCGCACCTTCAACGGCAAGGTGTTCGATACGACCATTCGTACCAACGCCAGGCTCAGCGACTGCTCGTCGGCCGGGAGCAGCATCTTCGAGTTTGCCCCAAAAACGTACGGGGCGATCGACTATATGAACCTGGCCAAAGAGCTGGAGGTGCGTCATGGGTAA
- a CDS encoding amidohydrolase family protein, giving the protein MKIITASLLLLMTVQNLNAQDRQPVIDVHLHAYIGLPPGESAGWTGEPEARALVGAADADEHFRSTITEMDKYNIVLGIVSGPEEAVRDWHEKAPERFIGGAFLGNDGLPEHSPDELKNLVDEGVMGVLGELGLQYHGIAPNDPRLDDYYSTAESLGIPVALHTGLGPPGGPHSFAPEFRTTLGRPSLFEPVLVRHPNLKAYLMHSGWPYINETIAMMYIYPDLYADIGVLAWALPREAFYDALQTLINAGFSERLLFGTDQMLWPGAIGLAIETVENVPFLTDQQKRDILYNNAARFLRLSDEEIARHHGD; this is encoded by the coding sequence ATGAAGATAATCACAGCCTCACTTTTACTTTTAATGACTGTGCAAAATTTAAATGCACAGGATCGCCAGCCTGTCATCGATGTTCACCTTCACGCCTATATCGGACTGCCACCCGGTGAGAGTGCCGGCTGGACCGGCGAACCCGAAGCCCGTGCACTTGTCGGAGCAGCGGATGCGGATGAGCATTTTCGGTCCACAATCACCGAGATGGACAAATATAACATTGTACTTGGTATTGTGAGCGGACCGGAAGAGGCTGTTAGAGACTGGCATGAAAAAGCTCCGGAACGCTTTATAGGCGGGGCTTTTCTGGGCAATGACGGCTTACCCGAACACAGTCCGGATGAGCTAAAAAATCTTGTAGATGAAGGCGTGATGGGTGTACTGGGAGAACTCGGTCTTCAGTACCACGGAATCGCTCCAAATGACCCCCGGCTTGATGACTATTACTCAACTGCCGAAAGTTTGGGGATCCCGGTAGCTCTGCACACCGGCCTGGGGCCACCCGGCGGGCCGCACTCGTTTGCACCTGAATTTCGCACAACCCTCGGCCGCCCATCACTTTTTGAGCCGGTTCTGGTTCGTCACCCGAACCTGAAAGCATATCTCATGCATTCCGGCTGGCCCTATATCAACGAAACTATCGCGATGATGTATATCTACCCGGACCTCTATGCCGATATTGGTGTGCTGGCCTGGGCGCTGCCGAGAGAAGCATTTTATGATGCACTACAAACCCTGATAAATGCCGGATTCAGTGAGAGGCTGCTGTTTGGAACCGATCAGATGCTTTGGCCCGGAGCGATAGGGCTGGCCATAGAAACGGTGGAGAACGTTCCCTTTCTGACCGATCAGCAGAAGCGTGACATCCTATACAACAACGCAGCACGGTTTCTGCGGCTCAGTGACGAGGAGATTGCCCGGCATCATGGAGACTAA
- a CDS encoding amidohydrolase family protein, whose protein sequence is MIESNFKSQTFFHLSVVCFFILGCTSNEQPNPNNQIPVFDVAMQGVNPAWFERAMEGVDFGIHRVEKYGELVADSADLFHQSFEQMEMNNIRYGLLSHGTYKEAFMEERPEMFLLSYEPDLSLEDHTEAALVFEKNIINGRYAALGELGLIYEGIPLNTPDLYPYYEIAQKHYIPVFIHTGFSGPNPQQILSPAFRISTANPLLLEDVIIDFPDLKIVMMHMGWPYFDEALYILGSYPNLYMETSVAIWLLGDQLFNRLLSEAVATAGSDKILFGTLQMAWPEVIGRSVTTIQEAEYLSHDDKRAILWENAATLFEIEE, encoded by the coding sequence ATGATCGAATCTAACTTTAAATCTCAAACCTTTTTTCACTTATCGGTTGTCTGCTTTTTCATACTCGGGTGTACTTCAAACGAACAACCTAACCCAAATAACCAAATACCTGTTTTTGATGTAGCCATGCAGGGGGTAAATCCAGCCTGGTTTGAGCGCGCTATGGAGGGTGTCGACTTTGGGATACATCGGGTTGAAAAATATGGTGAGCTGGTGGCTGACAGTGCCGATCTATTCCACCAAAGTTTCGAGCAGATGGAAATGAATAATATCCGATATGGATTGCTCAGTCACGGTACTTACAAGGAGGCATTTATGGAAGAACGCCCGGAGATGTTCTTGCTTTCCTATGAACCGGATTTATCGCTTGAAGATCACACAGAAGCAGCTCTTGTGTTTGAAAAGAATATCATAAATGGCAGATATGCTGCATTGGGTGAATTGGGGCTGATCTATGAAGGAATACCTCTCAATACGCCCGATCTGTATCCTTACTATGAGATCGCTCAAAAACATTATATCCCGGTTTTCATTCATACCGGTTTCTCGGGGCCAAATCCGCAACAAATATTAAGTCCTGCTTTTAGAATCAGTACTGCTAACCCTTTGCTGCTTGAGGATGTGATCATTGATTTTCCGGATCTGAAGATTGTGATGATGCACATGGGATGGCCGTATTTCGATGAGGCTCTCTATATATTAGGATCTTATCCAAATCTGTATATGGAAACCTCTGTGGCGATATGGTTATTGGGAGATCAGCTTTTTAACCGACTGCTAAGTGAAGCCGTGGCAACGGCAGGAAGTGACAAGATTCTTTTTGGAACACTGCAAATGGCCTGGCCTGAGGTGATCGGCCGGTCTGTTACAACGATTCAGGAAGCCGAATACCTTTCCCATGATGATAAACGAGCGATTCTTTGGGAAAATGCAGCAACGTTATTTGAAATTGAGGAATAG
- a CDS encoding site-specific integrase, translating to MAQISATLAKHKKNKNGHCPIYLRISDSRSTKYISIKESISESHWNDNKSNVRKSHPREDDLNNLIQQKLSILQSIITRLKTKGQPCTSLIIKKSYNEYHQPTNQENEVSGNFFAFSDKTIENLEKRQKFFTHRRYKSVFKKLKAYCNNKLPYDQLTVGFLREYETHLIQEYKNSPNTVKSNFNVIRAILYKAIDEDEFPQEKNPFFKFSPAKGYSDSNKKLSLEEIQKIENLELEKGSLLCNTRNYFLFSFYSAGIRFSDIAKMKIDNIKDGRLVYKMSKTGTTKNIKLMPQALKILDQYPKDNPYGFLFPVLDIKKDLSDTMVLHGNISSKNALINKYLKKIASLAEIQTKISFHMARHSFADLARTQGWSIYDISKALGHKNIKVTERYLKKFDTEGLDSKMDSLFS from the coding sequence ATGGCTCAAATCTCTGCAACACTTGCCAAACATAAAAAAAATAAAAATGGACACTGCCCAATTTATTTGAGAATCTCAGATTCCCGATCAACAAAATATATCTCTATAAAGGAATCTATTTCGGAATCACATTGGAACGATAATAAGTCAAACGTAAGAAAAAGTCATCCCAGAGAAGATGACCTGAACAATCTTATTCAACAGAAACTCTCTATCCTTCAAAGTATTATAACACGGTTAAAAACGAAAGGGCAGCCATGTACAAGTTTGATCATAAAAAAGTCATACAATGAATATCACCAACCAACTAATCAAGAGAATGAGGTTTCCGGCAATTTTTTTGCTTTTTCTGATAAGACAATAGAGAATTTAGAGAAGAGACAGAAATTTTTTACTCACCGGCGATATAAATCTGTTTTTAAAAAGTTAAAGGCGTATTGCAATAACAAACTCCCATATGATCAATTAACAGTAGGTTTTCTTCGGGAATATGAAACTCATCTTATTCAGGAGTATAAAAACTCTCCAAATACAGTTAAATCAAATTTTAATGTAATTAGGGCAATACTTTATAAGGCAATTGACGAGGATGAATTTCCTCAAGAAAAGAATCCTTTTTTTAAGTTTTCACCCGCAAAAGGATACTCAGATTCGAATAAGAAACTAAGTCTTGAAGAAATTCAGAAGATCGAAAATCTCGAACTTGAGAAGGGTTCGTTGTTATGCAATACTCGAAATTATTTTCTTTTTTCGTTCTATTCAGCAGGAATTAGGTTTAGTGATATTGCAAAAATGAAAATTGACAACATAAAAGACGGTCGTCTTGTTTATAAAATGAGTAAGACCGGTACTACTAAGAATATTAAGTTGATGCCCCAGGCCTTGAAGATTTTGGATCAATACCCAAAAGACAATCCTTATGGTTTCTTATTTCCTGTCTTAGATATCAAAAAAGACCTCTCTGATACTATGGTTCTTCACGGTAATATTTCCTCTAAAAATGCACTCATCAATAAGTATTTAAAGAAGATAGCTTCTCTTGCCGAGATACAAACAAAAATATCGTTTCATATGGCCCGACATTCTTTTGCTGATCTTGCAAGGACCCAAGGCTGGAGTATTTACGATATATCAAAAGCCTTAGGGCACAAAAATATTAAAGTAACTGAGCGGTATTTGAAAAAGTTTGATACAGAAGGTCTTGATTCTAAAATGGATAGTTTGTTTAGCTAG
- a CDS encoding nuclear transport factor 2 family protein, translating to MKTLFVLILFVSLNVDLRAHADTTSATTQTEINKEIVNGFYQDLWFTNNTDNYAEYVAEEYVVHDIGDRKNSIEPAVEQKNIADFFWKHTTNRRISVDFQIADGDLVATRYNVAWEPNTLLGRLMAGKGDMPIINVMRIEDGKIVEFWNHRHDIDSRMSRLPLILRGFAFGLLIALIPTFIAFRQRRTVKNLRAKLEMEHEI from the coding sequence ATGAAAACCTTATTCGTATTGATTCTATTCGTTTCCCTGAATGTGGATCTTCGGGCACATGCCGACACAACATCAGCGACAACTCAAACCGAGATCAACAAGGAGATTGTCAATGGGTTTTACCAGGACCTGTGGTTTACAAACAATACCGATAACTATGCCGAATATGTGGCGGAAGAGTACGTGGTCCACGACATTGGTGATCGGAAAAATTCGATTGAACCGGCCGTAGAACAGAAGAACATTGCCGATTTCTTCTGGAAACACACTACGAACAGGAGAATCAGCGTCGATTTCCAAATCGCTGACGGCGACCTGGTCGCAACCCGATATAACGTGGCCTGGGAACCAAATACGCTACTGGGCAGACTCATGGCCGGAAAAGGTGATATGCCGATTATCAATGTCATGAGAATTGAAGACGGAAAGATCGTGGAATTCTGGAATCACCGGCACGATATTGATTCCCGAATGTCAAGGCTGCCGCTCATATTGCGGGGATTTGCGTTTGGGTTGCTCATTGCACTGATCCCCACATTCATTGCATTCAGGCAAAGACGGACAGTAAAGAACCTGAGAGCAAAATTGGAGATGGAGCATGAAATCTAA
- a CDS encoding helix-turn-helix domain-containing protein gives MDLLTQLRSELEELYDFAKEINQTLDQSSNKLSNKESYDKRWLTNIEAMTYLGVSKSTLQRYRSDGLLPYSKIGLKLYYKVSDIETLLKQNQT, from the coding sequence ATGGACTTACTTACACAGCTCCGCTCGGAATTAGAAGAGCTATATGACTTCGCAAAAGAGATTAACCAAACGCTGGACCAGTCAAGCAACAAGCTTTCGAACAAAGAATCCTACGATAAACGGTGGCTCACAAATATTGAGGCGATGACATATTTGGGGGTTTCAAAATCCACGCTTCAAAGATACCGCAGTGACGGACTGCTACCTTATAGTAAAATTGGCCTGAAACTCTACTACAAGGTGTCCGACATCGAAACTCTGCTCAAACAAAATCAGACGTAA
- a CDS encoding amidohydrolase family protein translates to MKKYIIYLFSIVIISCSQPSDYELVINNVGLFNGEEDVGIVNIAINSDTIAAISTEALLSDSTIDGSGKYVIPGMVNAHVHVTTLDQVKEGYPYGILANLNMHTGLEDRELRWKEISRDSTGYPLFYGAGHAATVPGGHPNQFSPDMETISDSVSIREWVDNRIAAGVDYIKIVRDNHPWFYNPSLPTLSYEQIGELISYSRGKGHKAVVHIGKAVEIAEIAGYKPDGFVHIWSFKRESELTDQQWDAIRECECFIIPTALLSKGSQNSSEEETRDPDGRMREWAEQNFLSADETIEALRKLHEIGVMIVAGTDPPNNGINYSDDLFSELEMYQQAGMNNLEVLRTTTGNAAKAFDIEVGLLEIGSKANMVLLNGNPIDDLENLKKVEQVWKNGKTNQ, encoded by the coding sequence ATGAAAAAATACATTATTTACCTTTTTTCGATTGTGATTATATCATGCAGCCAGCCTTCAGATTATGAGCTTGTCATTAACAATGTGGGTTTATTCAATGGCGAAGAAGATGTCGGAATCGTCAATATTGCCATTAATTCCGACACGATTGCGGCAATCAGTACCGAAGCACTTCTTTCAGACTCAACCATCGATGGTTCCGGAAAATATGTGATTCCCGGAATGGTGAATGCACATGTACATGTAACAACCCTGGATCAGGTAAAAGAAGGATATCCTTATGGAATATTGGCCAACCTGAATATGCATACCGGCCTGGAAGACAGGGAACTTCGGTGGAAAGAGATCTCCAGGGATTCTACCGGATACCCGTTGTTTTATGGAGCAGGTCATGCCGCAACCGTTCCCGGGGGCCATCCAAATCAGTTTAGCCCGGATATGGAAACCATCAGTGATTCAGTATCCATCAGAGAGTGGGTGGATAACAGGATTGCAGCAGGAGTTGACTACATTAAAATTGTGAGAGATAACCATCCATGGTTTTACAATCCGTCTCTCCCTACCCTCAGCTATGAGCAGATAGGTGAGCTGATCAGTTATAGCCGTGGCAAAGGTCATAAGGCTGTTGTACATATCGGTAAAGCTGTTGAAATAGCTGAAATTGCCGGGTACAAACCGGATGGTTTTGTCCATATATGGTCATTTAAGAGAGAATCTGAATTGACAGATCAACAGTGGGATGCGATCCGGGAATGTGAATGTTTTATTATTCCAACGGCTCTACTGTCCAAAGGGTCACAAAATAGCTCTGAAGAAGAAACGAGAGATCCTGACGGAAGAATGAGAGAATGGGCAGAACAGAACTTCCTGTCAGCGGATGAAACCATTGAAGCATTGAGAAAGCTGCATGAAATAGGTGTCATGATCGTGGCCGGAACAGATCCACCAAACAATGGAATAAATTATAGTGACGATCTCTTTTCAGAGCTTGAAATGTATCAACAGGCGGGAATGAATAATCTTGAAGTGTTGCGTACTACTACGGGCAATGCAGCAAAGGCCTTTGATATTGAAGTCGGATTATTGGAGATCGGGAGCAAAGCGAATATGGTACTGCTGAATGGAAACCCGATAGATGATTTAGAAAACCTGAAAAAGGTTGAACAAGTTTGGAAAAACGGAAAAACAAATCAGTAA
- a CDS encoding ECF-type sigma factor, with the protein MDRSVEITKYLSDARKGDSEAFNLVYSQLYDELRSIAHRQLFHQPRGETLNTTALVHEAYERLVGNSQIDWQDRNHFYALTSRAMRYILVDYARRCSAKKRGGDKQKVSLDAVQLAIEERSAELEALDEALSQLSSHNKQLEQLVELKFFGGLTYKEIAGIMDRSERSLRRDWQRARTWIYSAMQQEK; encoded by the coding sequence ATGGACAGATCTGTCGAGATCACAAAATATCTTTCAGACGCCCGAAAAGGTGATTCCGAAGCATTCAATCTTGTCTACAGCCAGTTGTATGATGAATTGCGATCCATAGCCCACCGCCAATTATTCCATCAACCACGGGGAGAAACCCTGAATACAACTGCTCTTGTTCATGAAGCTTATGAACGACTTGTAGGGAACTCACAAATCGACTGGCAGGACCGGAACCATTTTTATGCCTTAACATCCCGGGCCATGCGCTATATTCTTGTGGATTATGCACGAAGATGTTCTGCCAAAAAAAGGGGAGGGGATAAACAGAAGGTGTCTTTAGATGCAGTCCAACTGGCTATTGAGGAGCGATCTGCTGAACTGGAAGCCCTGGACGAAGCCTTGAGTCAGCTCTCTTCCCATAACAAACAACTGGAACAACTTGTGGAGCTTAAATTTTTTGGAGGTTTAACCTATAAGGAAATTGCCGGGATCATGGATCGTTCGGAGCGGTCTTTACGGCGCGACTGGCAACGGGCCCGAACGTGGATCTATTCGGCGATGCAGCAAGAGAAGTGA